The proteins below are encoded in one region of Thermococcus sp. 21S7:
- a CDS encoding S-adenosyl-l-methionine hydroxide adenosyltransferase family protein translates to MITLTTDFGLRGPYVGEMKAAMLRLSPEAVIVDVSHSITRHSVLEGSFVMEQVVKYSPEGTVHVGVIDPGVGTERRAVIIEGEQFLVVPDNGLATLPLKHIKAKKAWEIDFERVKRFTKCGISSTFHGRDVFGPVGALLDAWVEPEKLGNEIPLESLIRLDIEPRMEDDLWLLKVIYIDDFGNVILNLEGYERPERVELPDRGLKIPYLEAYGQVKPGELLALPGSHDYLEIAVNQGSAAEKLGLKVGDEVRVRLI, encoded by the coding sequence ATGATAACTCTGACGACTGACTTTGGCCTTAGGGGCCCCTACGTGGGGGAGATGAAGGCTGCCATGCTGAGGCTCAGCCCGGAGGCAGTAATCGTTGATGTCAGCCATTCAATAACCCGGCACTCCGTTCTTGAGGGGTCGTTTGTAATGGAGCAGGTGGTTAAGTACTCTCCAGAGGGCACGGTTCACGTTGGCGTGATAGACCCGGGCGTCGGAACCGAGAGGCGGGCGGTTATAATCGAGGGCGAGCAGTTCCTCGTCGTTCCGGACAACGGCTTGGCAACGCTTCCCCTCAAGCACATTAAGGCGAAGAAGGCATGGGAGATAGACTTCGAGAGGGTGAAGCGCTTCACCAAGTGTGGGATAAGCTCCACCTTCCACGGGAGGGACGTTTTTGGGCCTGTTGGTGCCCTGCTGGACGCGTGGGTCGAGCCGGAGAAGCTCGGAAACGAGATTCCTCTGGAAAGCTTAATTAGGCTGGACATCGAACCGAGGATGGAGGACGACCTCTGGCTGCTCAAGGTGATATACATCGATGACTTCGGCAACGTCATACTGAACCTTGAGGGGTACGAAAGGCCGGAGAGAGTTGAACTGCCAGACCGTGGCCTCAAAATACCCTACCTGGAGGCCTACGGCCAGGTGAAGCCCGGTGAACTGCTTGCACTCCCCGGAAGCCACGATTACCTTGAGATAGCCGTCAACCAGGGGAGTGCCGCCGAAAAACTCGGCCTGAAGGTTGGGGACGAGGTGAGGGTGAGGTTAATATGA
- a CDS encoding MFS transporter, whose product MRWSEIPREAKAYMLYHTLIAPGLIVWILFPLYMMKVGYSVLEVGAFFTAINIIAIPLTYLFGRLFNRWDIKKGLIAIDILDGIAYVLYGLAKGVAAPLMLFAGRTIEKLSTVLYPLYRAYEQVIYPEDRYEEIFAWHLRLPEIARLVTFPIMGYLLGYVYPGSESYRWAFIFFGLFSAVTVAYLWRFLPSVGREERITPKGFTFKVGEFKVLLTFEALLTLAWALAPELVLINYVVFVLHKTVFEVTLIACASSLASIIGTYASERVPKGRGFQVIGLGMFINAFYALVMTLSPPFWLALAVYALGDFGNTLWFPFYRSWQFSLIPKERASEFHSAISSYRKLLGLFTPFVAGALASLHPTLPYAVSFGLFLVTGGLFMWLYRSRAAEAPASKPQP is encoded by the coding sequence ATGCGCTGGAGTGAGATTCCGAGGGAAGCCAAAGCCTACATGCTCTACCACACGCTCATTGCTCCCGGCCTGATAGTCTGGATACTGTTCCCCCTCTACATGATGAAGGTTGGCTACTCGGTTCTAGAGGTCGGGGCGTTCTTCACGGCCATCAACATCATCGCGATTCCCTTAACGTACCTCTTCGGCAGGCTGTTCAACCGCTGGGACATCAAAAAGGGGCTCATCGCGATAGACATACTCGACGGCATCGCCTACGTCCTCTACGGCCTCGCGAAGGGAGTGGCAGCACCGCTCATGCTCTTCGCCGGAAGAACAATTGAAAAGCTCTCAACGGTTCTCTACCCCCTTTACCGGGCATACGAGCAGGTAATCTACCCCGAGGACAGGTACGAAGAGATATTCGCCTGGCATCTCCGTCTTCCCGAGATAGCGAGGCTGGTCACCTTCCCGATTATGGGCTACCTCCTCGGCTACGTTTATCCGGGCTCCGAGAGCTACCGCTGGGCCTTCATATTCTTCGGCCTCTTCTCGGCAGTTACGGTAGCATACCTCTGGCGATTTCTCCCTTCCGTCGGCAGAGAGGAGAGAATAACACCCAAGGGATTCACGTTTAAGGTTGGGGAGTTCAAGGTTCTCCTTACCTTCGAGGCCTTACTAACGCTCGCCTGGGCACTCGCCCCTGAGCTGGTGCTCATCAACTACGTCGTCTTCGTGCTCCACAAGACGGTCTTCGAGGTGACGCTGATAGCCTGCGCAAGCAGTCTGGCATCGATAATAGGAACCTACGCCAGCGAGAGGGTCCCTAAGGGAAGGGGCTTTCAGGTCATCGGCCTTGGGATGTTCATCAACGCCTTCTATGCCCTGGTCATGACCCTCTCGCCGCCTTTCTGGCTGGCGCTGGCTGTTTATGCCCTCGGCGACTTCGGAAACACCCTCTGGTTCCCCTTCTACCGTTCCTGGCAGTTCTCGCTGATTCCAAAGGAGCGCGCCAGCGAGTTCCACTCGGCGATATCCAGCTACCGGAAGCTCCTCGGCCTATTCACTCCCTTCGTTGCTGGAGCGCTGGCGAGCCTTCATCCGACGTTGCCCTACGCGGTCAGCTTCGGGCTGTTTTTGGTAACAGGGGGCCTGTTTATGTGGCTCTACAGATCCAGGGCAGCAGAAGCGCCGGCGTCTAAACCTCAACCCTAG
- a CDS encoding tRNA (cytidine(56)-2'-O)-methyltransferase — MIAVLRLGHRPERDKRITTHVALTARAFGADRIIIAAEEDEHVRDSVEDVVRRWGGPFEIEFNPSWKRILREWKENGGAIVHLTMYGIHIDDAMPQIQEELKEGRDVLVVVGAEKVPREVYEMADYNVGVGNQPHSEVAALAVFLDRLLEGKGLRKSFENAKLRIIPQERGKRVIELE; from the coding sequence ATGATAGCGGTTCTAAGGCTCGGACACAGACCAGAGAGGGATAAGAGGATAACCACCCACGTGGCCCTGACGGCGAGGGCCTTCGGGGCGGACAGAATCATCATCGCCGCTGAGGAGGATGAGCACGTGAGGGACAGCGTCGAGGACGTTGTCAGGAGATGGGGAGGGCCCTTTGAGATAGAATTTAACCCCAGCTGGAAGAGAATCCTGAGGGAATGGAAGGAGAACGGAGGGGCGATAGTCCACCTCACGATGTACGGAATCCACATCGACGATGCGATGCCCCAAATCCAGGAAGAGCTGAAGGAAGGCAGGGATGTGCTCGTCGTCGTCGGCGCCGAGAAGGTGCCCAGGGAGGTCTACGAGATGGCAGACTACAACGTCGGCGTTGGAAACCAGCCGCACAGCGAGGTCGCCGCTCTCGCGGTCTTCCTGGACAGGCTCCTGGAGGGAAAGGGACTGAGGAAAAGCTTTGAGAACGCAAAGCTGAGGATAATCCCGCAGGAGAGGGGAAAGAGGGTAATCGAGCTTGAGTGA
- a CDS encoding nucleotidyltransferase domain-containing protein, whose protein sequence is MGDWKQALEKFLDPWKEKDFVEAAILTGSYALGLQTQRSDVDVYIILSDDVDWREKGERPRGRCFD, encoded by the coding sequence ATGGGGGACTGGAAGCAGGCACTTGAGAAGTTCCTAGACCCCTGGAAGGAGAAGGACTTCGTCGAGGCCGCTATCCTCACGGGAAGCTACGCCCTCGGTCTTCAAACCCAGCGTTCCGATGTGGACGTTTACATAATCCTCTCCGACGACGTGGACTGGAGGGAAAAGGGGGAACGTCCTCGTGGACGGTGTTTTGATTGA
- a CDS encoding nicotinamide-nucleotide adenylyltransferase yields the protein MVKRGLFVGRFQPVHNGHIKALEFVFSQVDEVIIGIGSAQASHTLKNPFTTSERMEMLIRALNEANLNDKRYYLIPLPDINFNAIWATYVVSMVPRFDIVFTGNSLVAQLFREKGYEVIVQPMFRKDILSATEIRKRMVEGQPWEELVPESVAKFIREIKGCERIKMLATNLEKNEKELQAPIRIPEF from the coding sequence ATGGTCAAGCGCGGCCTCTTTGTCGGCCGGTTTCAGCCGGTTCACAACGGACATATTAAGGCGCTCGAATTCGTTTTTTCGCAGGTTGATGAGGTGATCATAGGAATCGGGAGCGCACAGGCGAGCCATACGCTGAAGAACCCCTTCACGACGAGCGAGAGGATGGAGATGTTGATCAGGGCCCTAAACGAGGCGAATCTCAATGACAAGCGCTACTACCTGATTCCGCTTCCGGATATCAACTTCAACGCCATCTGGGCGACCTACGTGGTGAGCATGGTTCCGCGCTTCGACATCGTCTTTACCGGGAACTCCCTCGTCGCCCAGCTCTTCCGCGAGAAGGGCTACGAGGTCATCGTCCAGCCGATGTTCAGGAAGGACATCCTCTCGGCGACCGAGATAAGGAAGCGCATGGTCGAGGGGCAACCCTGGGAGGAACTAGTGCCGGAGAGCGTGGCCAAGTTCATCAGGGAGATAAAGGGCTGTGAAAGGATAAAAATGCTCGCGACGAACCTTGAAAAGAATGAGAAGGAATTGCAGGCTCCGATAAGGATTCCGGAGTTCTGA
- a CDS encoding nucleotidyltransferase, producing MDGVLIEYFANPVRAVRRYFEEELAQNSRSTARIILTGKVLFDKTGITETLRSEAGDYMRKPFPKPDPVKVELAKYFLWDALDSLKDAEERGDPSYAHVYHLTLRGALEVYSKFLGLEAPPASKVYRLFSDETFRKAYLFPDFPDGRFVELFLLALEDVETENLEAVVNHVFDRMGGFDIDGWRLKTRVEV from the coding sequence GTGGACGGTGTTTTGATTGAGTACTTCGCGAACCCCGTACGGGCGGTGAGGAGGTACTTTGAGGAGGAGCTCGCCCAGAACAGCAGGAGCACGGCGAGGATAATCTTGACTGGGAAAGTCCTCTTCGACAAAACGGGAATAACTGAGACCCTCCGATCCGAGGCCGGGGACTACATGAGGAAGCCGTTTCCAAAGCCCGACCCGGTGAAAGTCGAGCTGGCCAAATACTTCCTCTGGGACGCTCTTGACAGTTTGAAAGACGCCGAGGAGAGGGGCGATCCCAGCTATGCCCACGTTTACCACCTGACACTCCGCGGGGCCCTTGAGGTCTACTCCAAGTTTTTGGGTTTGGAGGCTCCTCCCGCGAGCAAAGTTTACCGGCTCTTCAGCGACGAGACGTTCAGAAAAGCCTATCTCTTCCCGGATTTCCCTGACGGGAGGTTTGTCGAACTTTTCCTCCTGGCCTTGGAGGATGTTGAAACTGAAAACCTTGAAGCCGTTGTGAATCATGTGTTCGATAGAATGGGCGGCTTCGACATCGACGGCTGGAGGCTGAAGACTAGGGTTGAGGTTTAG
- a CDS encoding cellulase family glycosylhydrolase, which produces MLRKLIPLTALLIIILVIFGLMSFNRTPNLPPCEGNATYTLASDINGSLGVLVVYMDPGISHERAEAVFDAAKKAGAKWVRIGFIWALAEPSPREYNFTEFDWIINAALRRNLSVLPVVMFTPRWASKKPDAKDYYLYPPAEGEYVRDFGEALAAHYRGRITHWELWNEPDMGGFLKDPDGDGSTADDYAEMLAHFYSGIKAGDPNAKVVLGGLANSKVEPSCEKDYLRKLLSDPDFPAGENFDVMNIHTNFRSPEEIIEEIWETRAILREFSLEKPLWITETSYTPVRRFQILPCYLGEEGFDRYVHDALVVELNEGAEVVFWAALHDYGPDRPESDPYKHSGLYTYDLKPKRAVEVFKELSEELGG; this is translated from the coding sequence GTGCTGAGAAAGTTGATTCCCCTAACGGCACTTCTCATCATCATTCTGGTTATCTTTGGCCTCATGTCCTTTAACCGAACCCCGAACCTTCCGCCCTGCGAAGGCAACGCCACCTACACCCTCGCTTCGGACATAAACGGCTCCCTCGGTGTCCTGGTCGTCTACATGGATCCAGGCATAAGCCACGAGCGGGCGGAGGCCGTTTTTGACGCGGCAAAGAAAGCGGGTGCGAAGTGGGTGAGGATAGGCTTCATATGGGCGCTGGCCGAGCCCTCGCCCAGGGAGTACAACTTCACCGAGTTCGACTGGATAATCAACGCCGCGCTCCGGAGAAACCTCTCAGTTCTTCCCGTCGTGATGTTCACTCCCAGGTGGGCCTCGAAAAAGCCGGACGCGAAGGACTACTACCTCTACCCGCCGGCCGAGGGCGAATACGTCCGCGATTTCGGGGAGGCCCTCGCCGCGCACTACCGCGGGAGGATAACCCACTGGGAGCTCTGGAACGAGCCGGACATGGGGGGCTTCCTCAAAGACCCAGATGGAGACGGCTCGACCGCCGACGATTACGCGGAGATGCTTGCCCACTTCTACAGCGGCATAAAGGCCGGAGACCCGAATGCGAAGGTCGTCCTCGGCGGGCTTGCTAACTCCAAGGTCGAACCCTCCTGCGAGAAGGACTATCTCAGGAAGCTCCTGAGCGACCCGGATTTTCCGGCGGGGGAGAACTTCGATGTGATGAACATCCACACGAACTTCCGGAGCCCCGAGGAGATTATCGAGGAAATCTGGGAGACCCGGGCGATTCTGCGGGAGTTCAGCCTCGAAAAGCCCCTCTGGATAACGGAGACGAGCTACACTCCAGTCAGAAGGTTCCAGATTCTGCCGTGCTATCTGGGGGAGGAGGGCTTTGACCGCTACGTTCACGATGCACTCGTGGTCGAGCTGAACGAAGGCGCCGAGGTCGTCTTCTGGGCGGCCCTCCATGACTACGGGCCCGACAGGCCGGAGAGCGACCCCTACAAGCACTCCGGGCTCTACACCTACGACCTGAAGCCCAAGAGGGCCGTGGAGGTGTTTAAAGAACTGAGCGAGGAGCTGGGCGGTTAG
- a CDS encoding transglutaminase domain-containing protein: MVMRRLIPVLLLILIVVVSGCLFKPPAEVKFSVDKTLVRPRGTIHVMILVNNTGKVGLTGATLVLGDDSFEILQEPKFPEILPVGDAVQLVWILRAPPKPGVYNLKLSLELTDELKRSWTGFYGQFRVTVSSEAGPSDEVEVNVEAPNVIRGGETADITVIIKNPLDVPIELRDLSFNLFNGMKVVSAGTLPAVVDGKDEVRVRYTVKAPYAYREGYISAIIKYAISGAEGSTVKSFPLKVVWEPWNQSTAVLKEAYGLKYHWITDEYIVDGYWMERYNSTSKFNRTEFRNMTLRIIQSAKSEPQAAEAIYSWMMRTYSLGDTTSTLEPDRILPQDRISYAEAQILITAMLRSVDIPARIITLSNGTDCTVRPMTEFYTADGWYIVDVRHGFVGSVDDYLASPYFPKVYQLVTRDGFRIVAQAPATLRGHEHVDVTGDFLANLEDRLLKKVTERLKPELRSKLMLVMNNLDENERLYALFLFASAPNEENLNGVLRKYSTARIEQDVKTMYEFYKSMTWREDFTRYWRIFAGDVG, from the coding sequence ATGGTCATGAGGAGGTTAATTCCCGTCCTGCTGCTGATTCTCATCGTGGTGGTTTCAGGCTGCCTCTTCAAGCCTCCGGCAGAGGTTAAATTCTCGGTTGACAAGACCCTCGTCCGACCGCGCGGGACGATTCACGTCATGATACTCGTCAACAACACCGGAAAGGTCGGACTCACCGGTGCGACCCTCGTTCTAGGAGACGACAGCTTCGAGATACTCCAGGAGCCGAAGTTTCCGGAGATACTTCCCGTAGGCGATGCGGTGCAGCTTGTCTGGATTCTAAGGGCGCCCCCAAAACCGGGTGTCTACAACCTTAAACTGTCCCTTGAGCTTACCGACGAGCTCAAACGCTCGTGGACGGGCTTCTATGGGCAGTTCAGGGTAACGGTGTCGAGTGAAGCCGGCCCCTCAGACGAAGTCGAGGTGAACGTGGAGGCGCCGAATGTTATTAGGGGCGGGGAAACCGCAGATATAACCGTGATAATTAAGAACCCGCTGGACGTCCCGATAGAACTCCGCGATCTCAGCTTCAACCTCTTCAACGGCATGAAGGTTGTGAGTGCGGGAACGCTTCCGGCGGTAGTCGATGGAAAGGATGAGGTGAGGGTTAGGTACACCGTAAAGGCACCGTACGCGTACCGCGAGGGCTACATCTCGGCCATCATCAAGTACGCGATAAGCGGCGCCGAGGGCAGCACCGTCAAAAGCTTCCCGCTGAAGGTGGTGTGGGAACCCTGGAACCAGAGCACGGCGGTTCTAAAGGAGGCCTACGGCCTGAAGTACCACTGGATAACCGATGAGTACATAGTTGATGGATACTGGATGGAGCGCTACAATTCGACATCTAAGTTCAACCGAACCGAGTTCAGGAACATGACGCTCAGGATAATTCAGAGTGCCAAATCCGAGCCACAGGCCGCGGAGGCAATATACAGCTGGATGATGAGAACCTACTCCCTGGGAGACACCACATCAACCCTTGAGCCGGATAGGATACTTCCCCAGGACAGGATAAGCTACGCCGAGGCCCAGATACTTATCACAGCGATGCTGCGCTCGGTTGACATTCCCGCCAGAATCATAACTCTCTCCAACGGCACGGACTGTACGGTGAGACCCATGACCGAATTCTACACCGCCGATGGATGGTACATCGTGGACGTAAGGCACGGCTTCGTTGGTTCCGTTGACGACTACCTCGCCAGTCCGTACTTCCCCAAGGTGTACCAGCTCGTAACGCGCGACGGCTTCAGGATAGTCGCCCAGGCACCGGCGACCCTCAGGGGACACGAACACGTTGACGTCACCGGTGATTTCCTCGCGAACCTTGAGGACAGGCTCCTGAAGAAGGTAACCGAGAGGCTGAAGCCCGAGCTGAGGTCAAAGCTCATGCTCGTCATGAACAACCTTGACGAGAATGAAAGGCTGTACGCACTGTTCCTCTTCGCCTCGGCACCCAATGAAGAGAATCTGAACGGGGTGCTGAGAAAGTACAGCACTGCCAGGATAGAGCAAGACGTAAAAACCATGTACGAGTTCTATAAGAGCATGACATGGAGAGAGGATTTCACGCGCTACTGGAGAATATTCGCGGGGGATGTGGGATGA